From the Cloeon dipterum chromosome 4, ieCloDipt1.1, whole genome shotgun sequence genome, the window ATTCGcgttttgaaatacaaaatttacgtGACCGACTCGGAACTGACCACGACCTTTTGGAACGAGTTGAAGAGGGAGCTGCAATTAAAAACGCAACTCCAAAATAAGGCGGATAGCGAGTTGAGGCGAATTGGAGAAGAATTCCAGGTCAGTTTCATGAACCAAAGGTAGAAAGTGAAGAATTTAGGGTCAAAAATTGTAAAgtgcagcagaaaaaaatgtttatctgtaaagaccgtctttgaggaagtttctgagcaaaccaatatcgattcctgagggtcgaattaaggtatagtggatattttttctgaccaaaaagtgcagcgcaacgtgcgaaccttttttcccgccaaaacaatatgaatgcgagaagtgcgcatgcgtcggAGCTGGTTTGAGCCCTTGTAGAGAGTCCACCTCTGTACCAATGACGACTTCTTTTTCAGATCCAgcaagctctgacgcatgcgcacttctcgcattcatattgtttagGCGGGAAAGGTTCTACTGGTGCTACGCACATCGCGCCAcacttttttttacttaattcgaccctcaagaatcgattggtgtgctcagaaacttcgtcaaaaatctttaaatcttGCGGTTGAGactagtgctttgcgcgggtacaaattttcaacccaaacccgcaccgaacccgcttatttcgtaccgcacccaaaccgcacccatatctttttcaaaatttgaacccgcacccgcaccaacccgcactacgccaacccgcacccgcaatccgccatattggatttgcaaaatctggacccgcacccgcgggtttggtgcgggttttgcgggttcaaccctcaaacccgcgacccgcgcaaagcactagtTGAGACCTCCAATCAAAAAAGGCCATTAAAGGcccactttgacgaaaattttgagcacacgaatcgattcctgagggtcgaattaggtaaatttgatattttttccgaccaaaaagtttagcgtgacgtgcgtagcactcGCGGAACTtttttttgccgccaaataatatgaaccttttttgcgcgaactacgcatgcgtcagatctggtggggcggccggccagcagacgcacattattttctctcgccaCTCGCCTGCTGACAAGATGCGAAGCACATTTATTTCCCCCTCTCCATCTGcgtcggctggccggccgccccaccatgtctgacgcatgcgtagttcgcgcacaaaaggttcatattatttggcggcaaaaaagGTTCCGCgagtgctacgcacgtcacgctaaactttttggtcggaaaaaaaatcaaatttacctaattcgaccctcaggaatcgattcgtgtgctcaaaattttcgtcaaagtgggcctttaaattaatctaatctAAAAGTTGTATTTAATATTGACGctcttaaattatattaatatttttcagtgaTTTGTTTCtttccaataaatttacaaatttagaaGATGGTTCTAATTTGTCTGCattatatcaattaaaaaaatatagaaaaaattggtttcaggCTCGAACTGGCATTCAAGCGGCGCACGTAGAGTTTGTAGGAATCCACGTGCGCCGCACCGATTACGGCAAGCACTTGTCCTTAATTCTTCCCGGCTCCGTCGAGGCGGGTTCCGAATTTTTTCACGCGGCAATCGAATGGCTGAAGAAGCGCCTGTGGAAACCTCTGGTTTTCGTCGTGGTCAGCGACGACCCCGCGTGGACGCAGCAATACATCGTCGGAAATAGaagcgaaatatttttagcaggTGTTAActccaataatttttatcctcaagaaaattcagatttatcGTTATTTTATTGACACACTTAAAAGAGATTTCAGAGCTAtgtcaattgaaaattgttatctTATTGATTCACTACTGTTTGTttatggttaaaaaaattcaagattacAGCGCAGTGTAAAAcccgtgaaattttatttaaaaaaaatctaaccacagatttttatttcaggaagCAGCAACATCGACGCGCCTGGCGAGGATTTGGCGATTCTGGCTGCATGCCAGCACAGCATCTTCGCGTACGGCACTTTCGGTTTGACGGCCGCCTTTCTGGCCAGCCGGCCAGGCGGCCACACGGTGCTGTTCGACCCGCAAAACGGCGGCGTCACCAAGGAAATGGAGTTCGGCGCCAACCTGCCCGGCTGGCACATCATGGACCAGCACGGAAACCTCACTTACCAGAATACGCCCATCTCATTTCACTACTTTCTGCATCCGCACAAAGCAAGAAAGTTTGATTAGCAACTAAGTGGATAAGTGGTCAAGAAATGGACAAGTTATGTAGTTCAAGTGGAATAGACAATCTCGCAATTTAGTAATGTTTTTATATATGtttcttggaaattcaaaatgctcaaaatgaTAACAGTTATTAttgctctttaatttattaagaattaagaaacaaaatttattttaatttgtatcaaTTCTCACAGGATGAAGTACGATTTAATGTCTCTCTTGATCTTTGTTCGTTATTTACCCTTTTTACCATCGATCATAAATTGAACGTAAATTCCGTGTGAAGagttgcttttaattatttcaaggttATCTTTATGCGTAGACTCAGATTTGTGATAAGCACGCTCGCATAAACTgcaaaaaggaagaaaagttAGTAAATGATAGCGATAAGCGGTGAATCTTTTGAAATGAgccttaaatttgattattgatgataatgtgaaattataaaaacgaATCTTCAATATTgggtgaaaatatttcttttcaagCTGTGGGGGTGGGCAGCCAGGGGtcacgaaatatttttttactgcgcCGCGAAGTAAAATTCGtaaagcatttttgtttttattaaaaaataatagtataAACTGCTCTGTTGAAACTACCGTAATGCCTTTAGAAATATTACACATTAAGAAATTCGAAGAAGCGTAGAGCAAAACATAAGATCCCTTGCATTGTGCTCACGACACCCCGATTTGATGAATAAGAGCGCGAAACTCTCGATCTTCACTGATTTCCCGCCACATTACAGTCCGGCCAATCACAGCCGCCTTTGCTCCGAATTTACACCAAAAGTCAGTACCGGTAATATTTCAGCAGGAGAAATGGAAGCTACCGgtattaagaaattatttttatttttttaagagatATTACTGGtgtattttgccaaaattttcatacttCTTATGCTGTTGAGAGTTGTATAAGattgaaaattgttcattttagcgtgaaataaaataaaattcattatgtACATAACTGACACCAGAGAAAACCGGTTAATTCTGTCTGATTCAACCGGTATCGCTCTGCCACCTGTTAAAACTGGCTCACTGGCCACtttgctcattgtcagtagcAGAAAGTAAACAAACAAGATGAGAGAAGAAATTCACCCCATCATGCCCATCAACGTTTTTCCCGTTTTTGCTGCCGTCAGCGTCGAAAAAGGTTCGTTCATGATATTGACCCTTGGCCAGGGTTCGACTGGCATGCTCGTTTTCCAATCAAGCAGGCTCGCtttcatgcatttttcatgGAAACAAACGATAAAATATATGCGATAAGCTATCACCGGCCTGCCTGCGTTGAGTTTTACAACCGCAGTTTCCGCTGCcagcaaataaattgcttttatttctgtCCAACTGGCTGCCTGCTCACATAGGTCATTCCTTTTTAGCTGTCAACTGCAAGAACAAGAACAGCAACAACTCGATCTTTTTGCTGTCCTCCTGCCGTTTTCTCGACGGACAGTGCCTTTTACCTTTCACATGCATGAAGGTGAGTCGTGTGTGGGattcattacaatttttatgagcgaacaaaaatataaaaagatgACTGATTTTCAGTTACGaagttttcgaatttttatgtatttcacaagaaattgataaattgttaatttaaaatttttagacgCTTCTACAATTACGATTTCGgcagtatttttaataagaaaagaaGAGTTCGCTGTGACGAGCAACCCTGAAAGAGTCCCTGACGGCtgggaaaaattattggaCTATAAAACACGTGAGGAACCTTCTTGTTTTCTAAATCAATAGAGTTCTCTCCCACGCCTAGAACCGTAATTTTATCTGTTAATTGTGGCTGATGGGGTCTTTTACTATTTTACTGAGcgtaaaatttggaaattcgcttttaaaaattaatttcaaccaaaatgataaaaatcttttccggttttttttaaatgacaaaatgTTTATGATTtctcagcaaataaaaaacaggcTAATGTTTTGGTGggtcgaaaaatatttcaaagcacaaacaagattttgaaaataaaaatatgggaAGCCTTGTTTGACCTTCTGTCTTTATGATCTTTCTTAGCGCTGTTATCTCTCCAATGCACAAAATGCAGAGCTtgcagaaaaacattttctggACATAGTTTTGAATTCTGAATAATAATCAGCAGCGTGGCAGCGAGATTGCTAGCGTAGGATGTGGTGTTTATAATAAGATAACGGATGGGTGGAAAGAACGTGGCTTCATTCAGACGAACAATTATTTGCTTCAAAGCTGTGCAAACAGAGAGACGAGTAGCTGCAGTGCGtgtaaaaggtaaaatttctAGGTGTAGAAATGGGTTGTTGAAAGAGGTTAAAAAGCTCTCGtcatcaaaattgtaatttttaaaccttttttatttctgtttctagatcttattcattaaaattaattaaatgaaaagaaaggcatttttaaatttatacttaTTTGGAAAAACGTCGTGgtctttgtaaataaaaaaaatgtgtgttatGAGGAGTCTCTGAAAGCTATAAGGGTCCGATTTTTCCTCTGAAATAgtataaatgattaaaatgaaaaaaagatcATTTTTCCGAGATgactcaaataatttatctgatttttcccagaaaaaatgaaaggtTCTCTAACttccagtttaaattttgagatgaattttgtgcgaaaatagagcatttgagaaaaaattgctcagtagcaaaaaactggaaattcaatcaactttCTGAATAtcggcagtttttgacgctactatcaactggcGAATTTTagtcaggccaaacacacacccctttcaaaaatctgcaattttgaaaaattaaaaaaataactttcaaaactcaaaagtactattttttatctcctcacaattaaattttcctaatttttctcacctcAGAAGCTACTTTTTCCTTTGCTTAAAAAGAGGGGTGTAACAACtgataaaattcgaaaaaaattgatttaggggcacttttggtcagtaGCATAAATATGAACAATAATTGGTCGGTCGTGGTTAACTTTTCAAGTaatgttataaatattttaaaataaaaaatccccaTCACTATCACTTTCTCGTCTTCAAATCCGGGGTAGTTGCGCGATCCGAAGCGATTGTTTTGAGTCACCAATGAAGCGATAAcggctttgtttttgttttacgtGGTTCCACGTACGGTGGTTTAAATGCAGCGCCGACTTCATTGACGTGAAACACAATTTCTTTGGAAGAATTCAGTCtctttttgctgattttctctGGAAAATGGTAGTTTCTGCGAGGTGTTAGAAATAATGAGTAGCTCTTCTATCCTGAAGCATGATTCTGGTAAGAGAAAGGGCTTCGGTGTTCGTCttgggaatttattttgttggccTTTTTGTTACAGCTGTCGATTTTTATacaactgaaaatttattaagaccTGAAGATTCACTGGCAGCTATCAATTAATcctttttttgttctttcgtgcattcattttttttttgttcggGGTTCCGAGATTTATCGACCGGGGTTAAACCAGATACTAAAACTTAGGTTTTgggtttttcatttcataataGCCTAAAGcctcaaaaaattcaaaaagtataatgatgcaaaaattatcTAGCAGTGAAAGAGTGTGGTGAATCTAACGAAACCGAAAAACAAATAGCCGTCTCGGGCAAAAATCCGGTTTTAACCAGTTTAACCCAGCACGTCGGGTTTTTCGAAACCCTCTGTTAATGTTCCCAGAGTTTAATTGCTTTTAGTTGACATGTTAAGTAGTGAGAAAATTAAACCgtcgttaaaatttcatattttaattttgtttagagCCTTATCGCgtgaaatatttcttcaacaccaaaacaaaattttgaaaacatccGGCTGCCCTCATCTCAAAGGATCAACTAATTTGACAACTTGCatctaaattttatctcaCTAAAATTCCATCCTTTATTACGTgagctatttttaaagagtgGGAAACTGCTAAAACACCATGAAACTAATTCCAGAAGggataatattaatttgaaggcTGCTACCGCCGCCCAATAAAGAGGAAAGTTTTTGTGTATTATATTATCTCCCATCCGGACTTTGAATTTCGTCCTGAAAGTTGAAGAACATTGGATTAATAAACTTCAAACCTTCCATGAAAAATTCTCAGTGTCTTTGGTTTATTgtataattcattatttttttttgtttattctcaccataagaaatgtacatacatgttaaaaaacagtttgtcaaaaattaaaagatataaaaagcTCATAGCGAGAAAAGGCACCAAtcctggcaaacatctcgcTAAAACTCTACCTGTGCAAATACAATCATTGTATGCACGTCATTAAAAACGTAATTTGTTGCAGATAGACGAAGAACAGGACTCGTTCTCATCCAAACTGCTAAAAAGCCAAAATGGGAGGAAggggaaaaggaaaaggaagaaATCGCGGCCGAGGTACTCAACAAAACATATTTGGCCTTGAATTGTCTTGAAAATGTCTCTTTGGTTCAGGTCGAGGCGATCAGGATGGAGAAGAGGAGGAATTTCCGCAGTTGGGTGGGCTGCGAATCGACACTAGCGTCCAGGAACAGGCTCCGGTCGCTCCCAGTTGGCCGAGGCGCGGCTCCACCTTGTCGGCGCCAAAAACCACGCCGCAGGAAATCCAGCATTCGACGCCGACGGAATGGCCTTCCAGACCcagctccagcagcagcagcgcctcAACCAGTGCTCCCACCATTTGGGACTTAATGTCCAGCAGCCGAGCACCAACAACGCCCAAGCCCGCTATCTCCAACAGGTCTATCtttgaatttcttgttttttttactgatttcaGAATAACTCCTAAACTTGTGGGGTTTTCCATCTGAAACTTTGGTATTTAGTAGAGCCTATCCCAAATGCAAAGACAGGAAACCGAAACTGGAAACTGAAATTCGGTTATTGTCCTCTTTTTCACACGGAACCGGAAATGTTTTAAGGATTTGCAATGTATCAAAAGATATTTCcggtttttccatttttaaatattagcaGTAATTATGCCCATTAGCAAAAAGGTAGGCTAGTAATTTCAgaaagtgtttatttttatttttcgagaattttcatattatgacttttcgatttttttgcgTCTTTGCAACTC encodes:
- the LOC135944176 gene encoding galactoside 2-alpha-L-fucosyltransferase Sec1-like — its product is MVGKRKTQIALLSAIFLVCNLLLLHTAMDSLIFADPETSLWLSCPEPGSTFVTADVGGRLGNIVWTYLSVVAAARRHNLRPVIDQRTLDVLSTDAFERNFLRVPSVEWLERRCGLKGALMAAVRNQSERIASRQDFFSLLEEFPQDQIRVLKYKIYVTDSELTTTFWNELKRELQLKTQLQNKADSELRRIGEEFQARTGIQAAHVEFVGIHVRRTDYGKHLSLILPGSVEAGSEFFHAAIEWLKKRLWKPLVFVVVSDDPAWTQQYIVGNRSEIFLAGSSNIDAPGEDLAILAACQHSIFAYGTFGLTAAFLASRPGGHTVLFDPQNGGVTKEMEFGANLPGWHIMDQHGNLTYQNTPISFHYFLHPHKARKFD